The stretch of DNA GACTCGTCGCGCAGGTCGGATATCCCCTCGATTTTCTTGTCGCGCACGCAATCGGCCATGATTTCGACCATGCGCGCCTTGTTCACCTGGTAGGGGATTTCGGAAATTATAATGGCGAAGCGGTCTTTCCCGTTTTCCTGAATCTCGGCGCGTCCGCGCATGATCACCGAACCCCTGCCGGTGAGCAGGGCCGAAATAGCCCCCTGTTTGCCTATGATCTGAGCGCCGGTGGGGAAATCGGGGCCATGAACATGGTTTTCGATCAACTCGTTAATGGTTGTTTCCGGGTTATCAATGAGGGCGCAACAGGCGTCGATCACCTCGCCCAGATTATGGGGCGGAATATTGGTGGCCATGCCGACGGCGATTCCCCCGGCGCCGTTGACCAGAAGGTTGGGAAAGCGGGCCGGCAGAACGGTCGGCTCCTTGACCGTCTCGTCATAGTTGGCCTGGAAGTCAACGGTGTCCTTGTCGATGTCATCAATCAGGGCGTGAGCCGACAGGTCCATCCGCGCCTCGGTGTAGCGCATGGCCGCTGCCCGGTCGCCGTCCATGGAGCCGAAGTTGCCCTGACCCTTGATGAGCGGCAGGCGCATGGAGAAGTCCTGGGCCATGCGCACCATGGCGTCATAAATGGCGGTGTCGCCGTGAGGATGATACTTACCCATGACATCGCCGACGATGCGGGCCGACTTGCGGAACGGCTTGTTGTGGACATAGCCGCTTTCATTCATGGCGTAGATGATTCTTCGATGCACAGGCTTCAATCCGTCGCGCACATCGGGCAGGGCGCGGCTGACGATCACGCTCATTGCGTAATCCAGATAAGAGGATTTCATTTCCTCTTCGATATTGATCAGCGTGATGTCTTGCGTCGGCAGCGTGTTCGGAGGAGTGGTCAAAATAAATTATCCAATGAAATCAGCATGATAGTTATTTGTAAGCCGAATGAGAAAAGGCGTCGGCGCGAATTAATTCAAGGCCGTAAATTTATAACAGTTACGGCCCGGGCAAACAATCAGGATGGAAGCCTTGCGGCTAAAAATAAATGTAGGCGGCGCCGGGAATATATCCTCCCCTTTCGCCATATCAAGGAAGCCTGTATATAACCGGCATGGGTGGAGAAAATCCTGGATGAAAGAACTGCTGGCCCGCCTGATGACCAGACCGGTGATCTTTATTGAATTGATCGCCGCTTCGCTGTTCGCCAACCTGCTGGCGCTGGCCTCGTCGGTGTATTCCATTCAGGTGCTGAACCGCTATGTCTCTTACGGCGTCGACTCGACGTTGGCGACGCTGACTTCCGGCGCCCTGCTCGCCATAATCCTTGAGTTCGGCTTTCGTCAGGTGAGGCTCAGTATGGCGGGGGCGATCAGCGCTCGTCCCGACAGCGCGCTGGCGATCGGCTCCTTCAGCATTCTGACCGGGGCCAAGGCGGCTGCCATGGACATGCTTCCCGCCGGACTGCGCCGCGAGGTCATCAGCGGAGCCGACACCGTTCAGGCGGCCTATAACGCTCCCAATATCGCCGCCGTCCTCGATGTGCCGTTCGCCCTGGTGTTCGTCGGCGCATTATTTTTGCTCAGCCCGGCGATAGCGATCGTTACCATCTGCTTTCTGGTCGGCGTCCTTGCTTTAGGCGTCGGCAGTCAAATCATGCTCCGCAAACCGACCGGCGAATTGACGGCGGTCTCGACCCGGCGCAGCACCCTGGTCGGCTCGGCCATTATAGCCGCCGATACGGTGCGCGCCTTTAACGCGGCGGAATTCGTGCGGCGCAGTTGGCGCGGGGAGGCAAGCGCCTATCAGGAACTGCGCGGCCGCGTCACCAACCTTCAGGGTCTGGTTCAATCCCTGACCCAAAGCGCCCAGGCGATTATGGGGGTTGCCGTCATTGCCATCGGCGCCGTGGAGGTGGTCGCCGGAGACATGACCACGGGCGCCATGATCGGCTGCAATATCATGGCGGCGCGCGCCCTTAGCCCGGTGATACGCCTTGCCCAGCTTGCCGAGGCCTTTGTCAAGGCGCGCCAATCCCTGTCCATGTTCAAGGAGTTTGCCAGAATACCCCAGGAACGCACCCAGGGGTCGGCATTGTCCGCGTACAAGGGCGGCGTCGCGTTTATTGATGTTTCCTTTGCTTATCCGGGGGCCAAGGGGCCGCTGTTTGAATCTCTTTCCATGAAGCTTGAACCGGGGTCGATGCTGGGGGTTATCGGCGCCAACGGCGTCGGCAAAACGACGCTGGCGCGCCTTATGCTTGGACTTGTCGAGCCGACCCGTGGCCAGGTTCTCGTCGATGGCGTTGACCTTGCCCAGGTCGTCCCTGAATGGTGGCGGCGGCAGGTTTCGTACCTGCCCCAGGAGCCTCGTCTGCTTAATGTTTCCATCAAGGACAATCTGCTGGCCTTTAATCCCGATCTGGATGAGGCCGGCATTAACAGGCTGATCGATATTTCCGGCCTGCGTAACTTCATCGACCAGAGTCAGGAAGGTCTTGATGCGGCGATAGTCAATAACGGCGATAATTTATCGCTCGGCATTCGCCGCCGTCTGGCGCTGGCCCGCTCGCTGGCCTGTGACGGCATGCTGATGGTTTTTGATGAGCCGACGGAAGGCCTGGACAAGGAAGGCTGCGCCCAGGTCTACGCGCTGATGAAGGAACAGGCCGGGCGAGGCCACACCATCATCGCATTTTCCAATGATCCGATGATTCTGAAGGGTGCCGGAAACACCCTGGATCTTAATTGCAAACCGGCGCCCCTGTTTACGCCGGCGACGCCGAAGGGCAAGTCATGACCGAGTCGCCGCTTAAAGATGCTAAAGATTATTTCCGGGAGGGCGTCGGCGCTCACTCGTTTTTGTTTTTATGCTCGGCGCTTGTCGTTTCTTTCGGCGTGTGGGCCTATTACAGCGAGCTTGACATTGTAAGCATCGCCGTCGGCGAGGTGATCCCCTTCACCCAGGTGAAAAGCATCCAGCACCTGGAAGGCGGCATTGTCCGCGAAATACTGGTTCGTGAAGGCGCGTCGGTTAAAAAGGATCAGCCGCTGGTTATTCTCGAATCAACGTCAAGCGGCGCCGATGTCGATGAGCTGTCGTCGCGGCTGAACTCGCTGAAAGTCGATGTGATCCGGCTGACCGCCGAATTGGCCGGTGAGGATAATCCGGCATTCCCGGAAGATATGCTCAAGAACCACGAGTCCCTTGTACGCCAAGCCCACGATATAATGAAAACCCGGCGCACCCGCGTAGACAATCAGAAAGCGGGCCAGCAGGAAGCAATCATTCAGCGCGAGGAAGAGGTCAAGGAGATCACGGCGCGTATGAACAACGCCGGCAAGAGCCTCAAATTGCTCAGGGAGCAGATCGACATCAGCAATGAACTGCTCAAGGACAACCTGACCAACCGCATGAAGCATCTGGAACTGCTTAAAGAGGACTCGACTCTCAGGGGCAAGATCGATGAAGCCTCGGCAATGTTGCCCAAGGCCATGGCGGCGATCAATGAAGCCAGGATAAAGCTCAAGACCATTGATGACTCCTTTCAGGAAGAAGTCAGCAAGGAACTGGAGGAAAAACGCCGCACCCTGCAGGAGCTTTCCAGCCGCATGGAGAAGTTTGCCGACAGTCTTTTGCGCACAACCTTGCGCTCGCCGGTCGATGGCGTCATCAAGACCATGTATGTTTACACCGTCGGCGGCGTGGTCGGCCCCGGCCACACGATTGTTGATGTGGTGCCGGGAGGCGACCGGCTGGTCATCGAGGCCAAGCTGCCGATAGGGGATATCGGCTTTGTCCATCCCGGCCAATCAGCGAAGGTCCAACTGGCCTCGTCGGACGCCGTGCGTTTCGGCATTCTTACCGGCGAAGTGATAGTCGTCAGTCCCGACACTATCAAAACCAACGACGGCGCCACCTTTTACAAGGTGAGGATCGAGATCAAACAGAACTACTTCGAGCGCGGAAACGACCGCTATCAACTGGTTCCCGGCGTTCAGGTCACATGCTCCATCCAGACCGGCAAGCGCACGGTTATGCAATACATTCTTGATCCCTTCATGCAATCATCCTCAATGGCCCTCAGGGAACGGTAAGGCGAACATGTTGTCATTATTGCCGCCCCTTGACGCCTGCTATTTGTGTGCATACAATAAGTGGTCATGGAAATCACATTCGATCCCGCTAAGGACGCTGCTAACATGGACAAGCATGGCGTGTCGCTGGCGTTGGCGGTAGACCTGGAATGGGACTGGCTGCTGGCCACGTCTGACGCCCGCCGCAACTACGGAGAGTTGCGAATGGTGGGGTATGCGCCGCTCGGCGTGCGGGTGTTCTGTGTGATTTTCACGGATCGCGGCAAGGAGCGCCGCATCATCAGCCTGCGCAAGGCAAATGATAGAGAGGTGAGACGCTATGCAAGTCAAATCTAAATCGGGCCGGGCGTTCAAGTTGCCGGCGGAGAAAGAGAACACCGCAATTAATGCCGGGATTGCCGCCGACCCGGATACATACGAACTCACGGATGCGGAGTTCGTGCGCCTCAAGCGCATAGGGCGACCACCTGCGTTTGTCACTAAGGAACGCATTACGATTCGTTTGTCGCGTGAGGTGGTGGAACGGTTCCGCGCCAGCGGCGCCGGTTGGCAGACCCGAGTGGATGCTGCTTTGAAAGATTGGCTCAAGACTCACCAGTTTGATTAGTAACAATGAGGGTACACCAACTGCAAGGACCACGCTCCGCGCAACATTTTCACGATTAACAATCTCGTATTGCTGTCCAGGGCGAACATACTGGTCTAATCGACTGTTTTGTTGTAGTCTGGCCTTGGTTAGTGAGAGGATAAAAAGTGTGCCGACGGTTTTTCGGTGGGAAGGCGTCCGGTTCTATTTCTTCTCTAACGAGGGCAGTCCGCGCGAACCGATTCACATCCATGCGAAGCGGGGAAGCGCCGGAGCCAAATTCTGGTTGGCGCCGGCGGTTCGGGTGGCCGAGAGCGCCGGGTTTAGCCGGCGGGAGCTTGTAGAGATGACAAGAGTCGTGAACGAGCGCCGCGATGTTATCGAGAGGGCATGGCATGAGCACTTCGGCTGAATCGTTGCATTTCGACGACCATACCATGTGGGTGGAGATGTCAGACGGTCGCACCATCGGCGTCCCGCTGGCTTGGTTCCCCCGCCTGCTGCACGCAACCCCCGAACAGCGTCTGCGTTATCACATCGGCGCTGGTGGAAATGGTCTGCACTGGAACGACCTTGATGAAGACATATCCGTGTCCGGTCTGCTGGAAGGTCGCGCCGATATGACCGTCCGTGCTCGCCCGGCGGCTTAGAGCATTATCCGACCAAATGGAACGCAGGTGATTCCATTTGGTCGGATAACGCTCCAGCCTTGGAAGTAGCCACCCCCATTCCGGCATGATAGAACTCTTCCCGTCGCCGCACTTTATTGCGGCGGGGAGAGAGGGTCGATGGTTGCGCGCATTAATACCGTGGCGTTTCAGGGCTTCACTGTTATTGACGTTGACGTTCAGGTGCAGATGTCTTCCGGTATTCCGGCGTTCACCATCGTCGGCCTTCCCGACAAGGCGGTCGCCGAAAGCCGGGAGAGAGTGCGCGCGGCGATCAACGCCATGGGTCTGGCGCTGCCTCCCAAGCGCATTACCGTCAATCTGTCCCCCGCCGACGTCGCCAAGGAAGGCAGTCATTTTGATCTCCCTATCGCCCTGGGTCTGCTGACATCCATGGGGGTGCTTCCCGCCGAAGAGATGACCGGCTATCTGGCTCTCGGCGAACTGGCGCTGGACGGCGTCCTGGCTCCGGCGACGGGAGTGCTGGCGGCGGCCATTCACGCCAATCGGCGCGGCCTCGGCGTTATCTGTCCGGCGGCGCAGGGCGGCGAGGCCGCATGGGCGGGAGAAATCGATATTCTGGCTCCGCTCAGTCTGCTTTCCCTGATCAATCATTTCAAGGGAACCCAGGTTCTGTCAGTCCCCGAGGCCAAATTAGCCGCCGAACGGCCGGCTTGTCCCGACATCGCCGAAATCAAGGGACAAGAAAGCGCCAAAAGGGCAATAGAAATCGCCGCCGCCGGCGGTCATAACCTGCTGATGGTGGGGCCGCCGGGGTCCGGTAAATCCATGCTGGCGGCCCGCTTGCCCGGACTGCTGCCGCCGCTGGACCCGTCGGAGGCTCTGGAAGTCAGCATGATCCACAGTCTGGCCGGGGAATTGGGCAAGGACGGCCTGATGAGTCGGCGCCCCTTCCGCGATCCTCATCACTCGGCGTCCGTTCCCGCGCTGGTGGGCGGCGGCTCCAGGGCAAAACCCGGAGAGGTGTCGCTGGCTCACTTGGGGGTGCTGTTTCTCGACGAGCTTCCCGAGTTTCAACGCGGCGCGCTGGAAGCTCTTCGCCAGCCCATGGAAACAGGCAGAATTACTATAGCCAGGGCCAACGCCCACATTACCTATCCGGCGCGAATTCAACTGGTGGCGGCGATGAACCCCTGCCGCTGCGGCAATCCCAATGACGCGACTTTGCTCTGCTCGCGCTTTCCCAAATGCGCCGGGGAATATCAGTCGAAAATATCAGGCCCCTTGTTTGACCGCATCGATCTGCATGTGGATGTGCCCGCCGTCAATCCGGCGGACATGTCGGCGCCGCCGCCCGCCGAAAGCTCGGTCGATATCGCCCGCCGGGTCGTCGCCGCCCGCGTCAGGCAGAAAGCCCGCTTCGCCGGTTCAGGCGCTGCTATCCCGATTCGCACCAACGCCGAGGCCGACGGCGCCTTGCTGGAAGAAGTTGCGGCCCCTGACGATGACGGGCGGCGGCTGTTGACCGAAGCCGCCGAACGCATGCACCTTTCGGCCAGGGGCTATCACCGCGTGCTGCGGGTGGCGCGCACCATCGCCGATCTGGACGGCGGCGAAGGCGTAAGGCGCATCCACATCGCCGAAGCGCTTTCCTATCGCCGCATCGTGCCGGGAAAAAGCGCCATCCTGATGAAGGCTGATAGTCGATAAATAAAAGATTAGAGCATTTCAAGATTGATTAGACCCATTAAGACCCAGCCTAAAGANNNNNNNNNNNNNNNNNNNNNNNNNNNNNNNNNNNNNNNNNNNNNNNNNNNNNNNNNNNNNTGACGGTGTTATTTATTTCGTCATGCGCGGACTTGATCCGCGTATCCACGTCTTCATGCAGGCGAAAGCGATTCTAATCAATCTTGAAATGCTTTAGCGGACAAAGCCTCCCGATGGACATTAAAGCCTTACTTTGCGAGCCATTGCCCCACGAACGTCGCTAACAAAATGATTAAAGGTCCGAACGTCGCCCAAAGAATCATCTTTATTGAGGCATTCATATTTTTGGCTTTAAGCTGAGTATAGAGCTTATATGCGTCGGGGTGTGAAACCGTTATTTCCGGGCTGCCGAAGTATTCTCTCCACCTGTTCAGTTCATCACAAAATACCTGAGCATCTTCTATGGATTTCCCGAAGGAAAATAGGTGAAGTGGGATTTTTATATCGCCATTAAAGAAGTCCGGAGCGGTTTTATCTTCGCGTGATGCCAAAAGATCATGGTGCTCATCTGAGAATGCACACGCAAAGTATTGAGTGCCAAGTTTAGGGGAACTAAAGCTACCAGCCGAAAATTGCCCGACATCTGACCATTGATGTGAAATTTTTGTCTTAAGGAGCGAGAGTTTATTAAATATGGTGATGAATTCAAATCCGCGCGGGTGCAATGTTATACGAGGGTAACGGAAGATGAGAACGCTCAACGCCATCGTGGAACATAGCCCCCCCAATATCAAGATGAACCAGGCTATCCATATAGGGGGCGCTTTAAAATGCAGCATGACCAAGCCTATTAAAAAAAGCACCCCTCCTAAAAAAAACGATAAAATGCCTTTACTTATAGATGAGTAGAATGTTCTCGTTTGAGAGGACATCAACGTAGGTTCGTTTAATTCTACCATACGAGGATATTGCTGAAATTAAATTACAAACACACTGCGTAGCAATTTTTGTTAATTATGGGAACAATATTTAATTTTTTGTCTCCGTAATTTTTTTTACGGTAAACTCGCCGGAGCGCAGCTATTTATACCGGAGTCTCGTTTATGGCGCGGCAAAAACCGTTAGTGACAGTTACCCGCAAGCTTCCCGATTCCATCGAGACGCGGCTGATGGAGTTGTTCAACGTCCGGCTGAATCTTGACGACAAGCCGATGGACGAAGCGCAGCTTATCGAGGCGGTGAAAACGGCGGACGTCCTGGCGCCGACGGTAACCGACCGCATTGATGCGAAGCTCCTTTCCCATGCCGGTCCGCAATTGCGTCTGATCGCCAATTACGGCGTGGGGGTTGACCATATCGACCTTGCCGCCGCGCACCGGGGCGGCATTATTGTGACCAACACGCCGGACGTGCTGACCGAGGATACCGCCGATCTGACCATGGCGTTGATTCTCGCCGTTCCGCGACGGCTGTGCGAGGGCGAGCGGGTCTTGCGCGCCGGGCAATGGAAGATATGGGCGCCTACATGGATGCTGGGGCACCGCGTCAACGGCAAGCGGCTGGGCATCATCGGCATGGGACGCATCGGCGCGGCGGTGGCGCGGCGGGCGCGAGGCTTCGGGCTTTCCATCCATTATCACAACCGCCATCGGGCGCCTTCGGAGCTGGAGGAAGAGCTGGAGGCCACTTATTGGGAAAGTCTGGATCAGATGCTGGCGCGCATGGACATTATTTCCGTCAACTGCCCTCATACTCCCGCAACCTATCATTTACTGTCGGCCAGACGCCTGGAACTGTTGCAGCCTCATGCGTTTGTCATCAATACCTCACGCGGCGGGGTGATCGACGAGGATGCGCTGATCCGTATTCTGAAAAATGGGGAAATCGCCGGCGCCGGACTGGACGTATATGAAAACGAACCACTGGTGAATCCGAAGCTTCTTGAACTCAACAACGTGGTGCTGCTTCCGCATATGGGGTCGGCGACCAACGAGGGACGGATAGGCATGGGCGAGAAGGTGCTGATTAACATCAAGACCTTTGTTGACGGACACAAGCCCCCGGATCGCGTGCTTGCCGAAGCGTTTTAATTCATATGTCGGCCGAACTGTTTGTCATCTCCATTCCCTACCGCGACCCCGTAGCCGCCTTTGCGGCGTTTGCCGATGATCCGCCGGCGGTCTTTTTCGACAGCGCCGATGAGGGCGGCGGACGCGGACGCCACTCCTACATCGCCGCCGATCCGTTCAGGGTTATTACCGCCGACATAAAGGTAGAAATCGACGGCCATGCCGTAAGCGGCGATCCCTTCGGCGTGCTGCGCCGTGAATTGGCGCGTTTTACTATCCGCTCAAGGCCTGATTTGCCGCCTTTCCAAACGGGCGCCGCCGGGTTCTTCGCCTATGAACTGGGACGGCATCTGGAGCGGCTTCCCGCGCTGCCGCCCAACGATACGCGGTTCCCGGAAATGGTGGTCGGGTTATATGACACCATCGCCGCCTTCGATGTTCATGAGCGCCGCGCCTGGGTTGTGGCCGGCGATCTCGCGGAAAATGATCGGACGGTTCCTCCTCGCCCGTCCGCCAAGGCTCGCGGCGAGGCCATGGCGGCGCGTATCGAGGCGGCGGGCGAGCCTGGCGAAATCGACATGGTGTCGAGCGGGTGCTGGCGAAGCGAAATGACGCGCCGTGATTATGAATCGGCGGCGGCGAAAGTTATTGAGTATATCCTCGCCGGAGACATTTTCCAGGCCAACCTGACGCAGCGTTTCCTGGGAAAAATCCCCGACGGCCTGCATCCTTTCACTTTATACCGCCGTCTGCGGAAGCTCAGTCCGGCGCCGTTCGCGGCTTATCTTGCCTGCGGCTATAACCGCGCCATCGCCTCGGCCTCGCCGGAGCGGTTTTTGCGGCTCGGTTCAGACGGCGAGGTGGAAACACGGCCCATCAAGGGAACGCGACCACGCGGGAAATCTCCTGATGAAGACGCCGAGTTGGCCGCTCTACTGCTGGCCAGCGAGAAAGACCATGCCGAGAATCTGATGATCGTCGATCTTTTGCGCAATGACCTTTCGAGGGTCTGTGAACCGGGCAGCGTCAAGGCGGAAGAAATAGCCGCCCTTGAAAGCTTCGCCAATGTTCATCACCTGG from Rhodospirillales bacterium RIFCSPLOWO2_02_FULL_58_16 encodes:
- a CDS encoding aminodeoxychorismate synthase, component I, whose protein sequence is MSAELFVISIPYRDPVAAFAAFADDPPAVFFDSADEGGGRGRHSYIAADPFRVITADIKVEIDGHAVSGDPFGVLRRELARFTIRSRPDLPPFQTGAAGFFAYELGRHLERLPALPPNDTRFPEMVVGLYDTIAAFDVHERRAWVVAGDLAENDRTVPPRPSAKARGEAMAARIEAAGEPGEIDMVSSGCWRSEMTRRDYESAAAKVIEYILAGDIFQANLTQRFLGKIPDGLHPFTLYRRLRKLSPAPFAAYLACGYNRAIASASPERFLRLGSDGEVETRPIKGTRPRGKSPDEDAELAALLLASEKDHAENLMIVDLLRNDLSRVCEPGSVKAEEIAALESFANVHHLVSVVRGQMRKGLGAVDLLEAAFPGGSVTGAPKIRAMEIIAELEPSRRGPYCGAIAWMGFDGAMESSVVIRSLTISDGMAIAQAGGGIVADSDPSAEYDETIIKVRALLDSLGPAEFG
- a CDS encoding D-glycerate dehydrogenase, translating into MARQKPLVTVTRKLPDSIETRLMELFNVRLNLDDKPMDEAQLIEAVKTADVLAPTVTDRIDAKLLSHAGPQLRLIANYGVGVDHIDLAAAHRGGIIVTNTPDVLTEDTADLTMALILAVPRRLCEGERVLRAGQWKIWAPTWMLGHRVNGKRLGIIGMGRIGAAVARRARGFGLSIHYHNRHRAPSELEEELEATYWESLDQMLARMDIISVNCPHTPATYHLLSARRLELLQPHAFVINTSRGGVIDEDALIRILKNGEIAGAGLDVYENEPLVNPKLLELNNVVLLPHMGSATNEGRIGMGEKVLINIKTFVDGHKPPDRVLAEAF
- a CDS encoding AAA family ATPase, whose amino-acid sequence is MVARINTVAFQGFTVIDVDVQVQMSSGIPAFTIVGLPDKAVAESRERVRAAINAMGLALPPKRITVNLSPADVAKEGSHFDLPIALGLLTSMGVLPAEEMTGYLALGELALDGVLAPATGVLAAAIHANRRGLGVICPAAQGGEAAWAGEIDILAPLSLLSLINHFKGTQVLSVPEAKLAAERPACPDIAEIKGQESAKRAIEIAAAGGHNLLMVGPPGSGKSMLAARLPGLLPPLDPSEALEVSMIHSLAGELGKDGLMSRRPFRDPHHSASVPALVGGGSRAKPGEVSLAHLGVLFLDELPEFQRGALEALRQPMETGRITIARANAHITYPARIQLVAAMNPCRCGNPNDATLLCSRFPKCAGEYQSKISGPLFDRIDLHVDVPAVNPADMSAPPPAESSVDIARRVVAARVRQKARFAGSGAAIPIRTNAEADGALLEEVAAPDDDGRRLLTEAAERMHLSARGYHRVLRVARTIADLDGGEGVRRIHIAEALSYRRIVPGKSAILMKADSR